A genomic segment from Candidatus Eisenbacteria bacterium encodes:
- a CDS encoding glycosyltransferase family 4 protein: MEPLRIAVLLPHLGVYGGIRRFLELGSVWSRRGHRVALLVPPDRAGESPWLPFPGEIGALDRLRAAAAWDVVISPDPDLFLGALEPAAPGRPLHVFYAVLERAPRARDAWGRADLVLANSSGMLRHLERRGVAAAAGVPGGVNTSFFTPPDPDPRLDPARPAGLVRFLVYGRLSRRRKGSETAVRAIARACRSARVDAHVTLFDSPPKGADTPSLAAPSGITLRWVLHPTQESLRDLYREADLFVSAERRAGWCNTAAEAMACGAAVVCTRSGTEDFAMDGETAAVSRWPWAWALARRIRPLLDNPEARTRLSSAGHRAIQEFSWERTADRVEAAIRDALRRRERG, encoded by the coding sequence ATGGAACCGCTACGGATCGCCGTCCTGCTTCCGCACCTGGGCGTGTACGGGGGGATTCGCAGGTTCCTCGAGCTGGGCTCCGTCTGGTCGCGGCGGGGCCACCGCGTCGCGCTCCTCGTCCCGCCGGATCGCGCCGGGGAGTCTCCCTGGCTTCCGTTCCCGGGCGAGATCGGCGCCCTCGATCGGCTCCGGGCCGCGGCCGCGTGGGACGTCGTGATCTCGCCGGATCCCGATCTCTTCCTCGGCGCCCTCGAGCCCGCCGCCCCGGGACGCCCGCTCCATGTCTTCTACGCCGTGCTCGAACGGGCGCCACGCGCGCGTGACGCCTGGGGTCGCGCGGATCTCGTGCTCGCCAACTCGAGCGGCATGCTTCGACATCTGGAGCGCCGCGGGGTCGCGGCCGCGGCCGGCGTGCCCGGGGGCGTGAACACGTCGTTCTTCACGCCTCCCGATCCCGACCCGAGACTCGATCCCGCCCGGCCCGCCGGGCTCGTGCGCTTCCTCGTGTACGGAAGGCTCTCGAGAAGGAGAAAGGGATCCGAGACCGCCGTGCGCGCGATCGCGCGAGCGTGCCGATCGGCGCGCGTGGACGCGCACGTCACGCTGTTCGACTCCCCCCCGAAGGGAGCGGACACGCCGTCGCTCGCGGCGCCTTCCGGCATCACGCTTCGCTGGGTACTCCATCCCACGCAGGAGTCCCTGCGCGATCTCTATCGGGAGGCGGACCTCTTCGTGAGCGCCGAGCGCCGCGCGGGATGGTGCAACACCGCGGCCGAGGCGATGGCCTGCGGTGCCGCGGTGGTCTGCACGCGGAGCGGCACGGAGGACTTCGCGATGGACGGCGAGACCGCCGCGGTCTCACGATGGCCGTGGGCGTGGGCCCTGGCGCGGCGCATCCGGCCGCTTCTCGACAACCCGGAGGCGCGCACGCGCCTGAGCTCCGCCGGCCATCGCGCGATCCAGGAGTTCTCCTGGGAGCGGACCGCCGACCGGGTCGAGGCCGCGATTCGAGACGCGCTTCGAAGGAGGGAACGTGGCTGA